Within the Terriglobales bacterium genome, the region GCCGGCGACCAGCGGGATCACGAAGAATAGAATCACCGAGAAAAGCAAGACTCGGAACGGCACATTGAGCGACGACGCCCCGCTCACCAGAAAGCGCACGATGGGCGCGAACAGGAACAGCATGATCAGATCGTTCACCGAGACCTGCACCAGGGTGTAAGCGGGGTCGCCATCGGTGAGATAGCTCCAGACAAAGACCATGGCGGTGCAGGGGGCAGCGGCCAGGATGATGACTCCGGCGATGTACTGGTCGGCGTCGGCGGGCGCGATCCAGGCGGCGAAGACGTGGCGGAAGAACAGCCAGCCGATCAGGGCCATCGAGAATGGCTTCACCAGCCAGTTCACGAACAGCGTGACCAGCAAGCCGCGGGGACGGCGGCCGACGTTGCGGATGGCGCCGAAGTCCACCTTCATCATCATGGGCGTGATCATCAGCCAGATGAGGACGGCGATGGG harbors:
- a CDS encoding arsenical-resistance protein — protein: MPIAEQVAPPVAAPRRLAFFERYLTLWVGLCMLAGLTLGKWAPAAVDALRRMEFGRGSQVNIPIAVLIWLMITPMMMKVDFGAIRNVGRRPRGLLVTLFVNWLVKPFSMALIGWLFFRHVFAAWIAPADADQYIAGVIILAAAPCTAMVFVWSYLTDGDPAYTLVQVSVNDLIMLFLFAPIVRFLVSGASSLNVPFRVLLFSVILFFVIPLVAG